The Patescibacteria group bacterium genome window below encodes:
- a CDS encoding lytic murein transglycosylase — protein MKDLAWPVISFVLFVWFIAACFDQCSRKDGFVGQESWRGKQRNARRVNSVQPLAVIVSSGTPARRVARPTNDDPFRLIQAIGREFDVPAGALYGIWKVESGGIAGGWGQGQGWLSAAELSEPGSECYRNYAASRCKDWWTALQVICGQTRNSVRICDPHQVRTSYAFAMGPMQHLPNGFAARQADGSYRLGAHAVDYDRDGVVDPHDLGDALASTAKLLRKSFEIEGSWQRAINRYYGSQTAGYYDGRGNRPGVYAYWKQWCGMRGGCRENSDARYASR, from the coding sequence ATGAAAGACCTCGCTTGGCCAGTGATCAGCTTCGTGTTGTTCGTCTGGTTCATCGCCGCGTGCTTTGATCAGTGTTCGCGCAAGGATGGTTTTGTCGGGCAGGAGTCTTGGCGCGGGAAACAGCGGAATGCGCGTCGCGTCAACAGCGTTCAGCCATTGGCAGTGATCGTTTCGTCCGGAACGCCGGCGCGTCGAGTCGCCCGTCCGACCAACGACGATCCTTTTCGCCTGATCCAGGCCATCGGACGCGAGTTCGATGTCCCGGCCGGCGCGCTCTATGGCATCTGGAAGGTCGAGAGCGGCGGGATCGCAGGCGGCTGGGGGCAGGGACAAGGCTGGCTCTCCGCCGCGGAGCTCTCCGAACCCGGCAGCGAGTGCTACCGGAACTACGCAGCCAGCCGCTGCAAGGACTGGTGGACTGCGCTGCAGGTCATCTGCGGCCAGACTCGGAATAGCGTCAGGATCTGCGACCCCCATCAGGTCCGCACCTCCTACGCTTTCGCCATGGGTCCCATGCAGCACCTGCCGAACGGGTTCGCAGCGCGCCAAGCCGACGGTTCCTACCGCCTCGGCGCTCACGCGGTCGACTATGACCGCGACGGCGTGGTCGATCCGCACGACCTCGGCGACGCGCTGGCTTCGACGGCGAAGCTGCTCCGGAAGTCGTTCGAGATCGAGGGCAGCTGGCAGCGGGCCATCAACCGCTACTACGGCTCTCAGACCGCGGGTTACTATGACGGCCGGGGCAATCGTCCCGGAGTCTACGCCTACTGGAAGCAGTGGTGCGGAATGCGCGGCGGCTGTCGCGAAAACAGCGACGCGAGGTACGCGAGCAGATGA
- the tsaE gene encoding tRNA (adenosine(37)-N6)-threonylcarbamoyltransferase complex ATPase subunit type 1 TsaE, translated as MKTVILKNLAELNRFAAEFAAGLRGGEIVGLIGDLGSGKTAFVKALAAALGSKKSVRSPTFILMQLIAVGAATKKQTSISQICHVDAYRLKDDAELRGIGFYDFAGRPDTVTFVEWADLVPGIRQTAGYRELRFSFSGASERLVLLP; from the coding sequence ATGAAGACCGTGATCCTGAAAAATCTGGCGGAGCTGAACAGGTTCGCGGCTGAATTCGCCGCCGGACTCCGCGGCGGTGAGATCGTGGGACTCATCGGCGATCTCGGCTCCGGCAAGACCGCGTTCGTCAAAGCGCTCGCCGCGGCGCTGGGTTCCAAAAAATCCGTCCGCAGCCCGACCTTCATCCTGATGCAGCTCATCGCTGTCGGCGCGGCGACCAAAAAACAGACCAGCATCAGCCAGATCTGCCACGTCGACGCGTATCGGCTCAAAGACGATGCGGAATTGCGCGGTATCGGTTTTTATGACTTTGCCGGCCGGCCGGACACTGTGACTTTCGTCGAGTGGGCCGACCTCGTTCCTGGCATCAGGCAGACCGCCGGCTATCGGGAGCTGCGCTTCTCTTTCAGTGGCGCCAGCGAGCGTCTGGTCCTGCTACCCTGA